The Pantoea sp. At-9b genome includes a window with the following:
- a CDS encoding methyl-accepting chemotaxis protein, with product MKTASIDEQNKLSIWQNLRLMPLFSMIFGGILLLFALCIGLASYFLIQSNNSLKDATDEIQIRMGISNSSNHLRTARLNVIQSGAAARIGEMDSYRADLARTEQRIEQARAGFKLYMDRKTKTAEDLALDAPLTERFNAYIDKGLKPMIDSAKQGSFEGIIAQETDVTRKLDDAYNAVLLKAITIRTNRADAINAEAAHQSRIGFIAMAVAFAAALVLVLLTFLFLRRVVINPLRQSVARIERIAQGDLTAPEQAWGRSEIGSLLHNLQLMQASLVRTVGVVREGAVAIYQGSSEISAGNTDLSSRTEQQASALEQTAASMEQLTATVKQNAENAHHASQLAADASGKARNGGEIVAGVVKTMNNISGSSKKIAEITNVINSIAFQTNILALNAAVEAARAGEQGRGFAVVASEVRSLAQRSAQAAKEIESLIAESVDLISNGSHQVGAAGNTMSEIVEAVRRVTDIMSEIAAASDEQSRGIQQVSLAVTEMDNVTQQNASLVEEASSAAASLEDQAGRLTQAVAAFRLNDNPGLRVTPPAMQPALQTLTPRVATVSNDNWETF from the coding sequence ATGAAAACAGCATCGATTGATGAGCAAAATAAGCTCAGCATCTGGCAGAACCTGCGCCTGATGCCTCTTTTCAGCATGATCTTTGGTGGCATTTTGCTGCTTTTTGCCCTGTGCATTGGACTCGCCAGCTACTTTCTGATTCAAAGCAATAACTCACTGAAAGACGCCACGGATGAAATCCAGATTCGTATGGGGATCTCCAACAGCTCAAACCACCTGCGCACCGCGCGCCTGAATGTTATTCAGTCCGGTGCCGCTGCACGTATCGGTGAAATGGACAGTTACCGTGCCGACCTGGCGCGCACTGAACAACGCATTGAACAGGCCCGTGCCGGGTTCAAACTCTATATGGATCGCAAGACCAAAACCGCAGAAGACCTGGCGCTGGACGCGCCGCTGACGGAACGCTTCAACGCGTATATTGATAAGGGTCTGAAGCCGATGATTGATTCTGCCAAACAAGGCAGTTTTGAAGGGATTATCGCGCAAGAAACCGATGTCACCCGCAAACTGGATGATGCCTATAACGCGGTGTTACTCAAGGCGATCACTATCCGCACCAATCGCGCTGATGCCATCAATGCGGAAGCCGCACATCAGTCACGTATCGGCTTTATCGCCATGGCTGTCGCGTTTGCAGCGGCGCTGGTGTTGGTATTGCTGACCTTCCTGTTCCTGCGTCGCGTAGTGATTAATCCGTTGCGCCAGTCCGTTGCGCGCATTGAACGTATCGCCCAGGGCGATTTAACCGCACCGGAACAAGCGTGGGGCCGCAGTGAAATCGGTAGCTTGTTGCATAACCTGCAACTGATGCAGGCATCGCTGGTGCGCACCGTTGGGGTAGTACGTGAAGGTGCCGTGGCTATTTACCAGGGTTCGAGTGAGATTTCAGCCGGGAACACCGACCTCTCCTCTCGTACCGAACAGCAAGCGTCTGCGCTGGAGCAAACCGCAGCCAGTATGGAGCAGCTGACCGCCACCGTTAAGCAGAATGCCGAAAACGCTCATCATGCCAGCCAGCTGGCCGCCGATGCCTCCGGCAAAGCACGCAACGGCGGTGAGATAGTCGCAGGCGTGGTGAAAACCATGAACAATATTTCTGGCAGTTCGAAAAAGATTGCTGAAATCACCAATGTCATCAACAGCATCGCTTTCCAGACCAATATTCTGGCGCTGAACGCGGCGGTAGAAGCCGCCCGTGCCGGTGAACAGGGTCGTGGCTTCGCCGTCGTTGCCAGTGAGGTACGCAGTCTGGCACAGCGCAGTGCCCAGGCGGCGAAAGAGATCGAGTCGCTGATTGCGGAATCGGTCGATCTGATCAGCAATGGTTCGCATCAGGTGGGTGCCGCCGGTAACACCATGAGTGAAATTGTTGAGGCGGTGCGGCGCGTCACGGACATCATGTCCGAAATTGCTGCAGCTTCGGATGAGCAAAGCCGGGGGATTCAGCAGGTGAGTCTGGCCGTCACTGAGATGGATAATGTGACTCAGCAGAACGCTTCGCTGGTAGAAGAGGCTTCTTCAGCGGCAGCATCGCTGGAAGACCAGGCGGGTAGATTGACGCAAGCCGTGGCCGCGTTTCGTTTGAATGACAATCCGGGATTACGGGTGACACCACCGGCTATGCAGCCGGCCTTGCAGACGCTGACACCGCGTGTGGCCACCGTCAGCAATGATAATTGGGAAACGTTCTAG
- the dsrB gene encoding protein DsrB: MKVNDRVTVKTDGGPRRSGTILAVEPFNEGIMYLVALEDYPLGIWFFNENDHAEGVFVEPYVPSP, encoded by the coding sequence ATGAAGGTCAATGACCGCGTGACGGTAAAGACAGACGGCGGTCCACGTCGTTCAGGCACCATTCTGGCGGTGGAGCCATTTAACGAAGGTATTATGTATCTGGTCGCACTGGAGGATTATCCGCTGGGCATCTGGTTCTTTAATGAGAACGATCATGCGGAAGGGGTGTTTGTCGAACCCTATGTCCCCTCACCCTAA
- a CDS encoding DUF2525 domain-containing protein, which produces MMVTVNDDSDNLDNNIDTLLGAIQEKTSGKIKEHMQHADGSHDAPVDLTRAFEMDIHDCSCIEVHH; this is translated from the coding sequence ATGATGGTAACGGTAAACGACGATAGCGATAACCTGGATAACAACATCGACACTCTGCTCGGTGCCATTCAGGAAAAAACATCAGGCAAAATCAAAGAACATATGCAACACGCGGATGGTTCGCATGATGCACCTGTCGATCTGACACGCGCCTTTGAAATGGATATTCACGATTGTTCCTGCATCGAGGTGCACCATTGA
- a CDS encoding mannosyl-3-phosphoglycerate phosphatase-related protein: MVSLDQPLLIVTDLDGSLLDHHDYRWDAASAWLARLKQHQIPLVICSSKTAAEIIPLQKKLGIAGAPFIAENGARVVLEAEPMRREGPGQAYLTLCQQLQNLQPDFRFTGFHDFSDVEVAKFTGLTLTEASQSRQRDASEVILWRDDATRLDEFRAALHQQGLALTQGGRFWHVMPEGCGKGQALQMLQQHLAQRDGITRTTIGLGDGPNDVPMLELVDYAVVIKGFSKTPVILTRDDDNNVYHTAHVGPEGWREGLDYFLAQPD, translated from the coding sequence ATGGTCAGCCTTGACCAACCGTTATTGATAGTCACCGACCTCGATGGTTCGCTGCTGGACCATCATGATTATCGCTGGGATGCCGCCAGCGCATGGCTGGCGCGGCTGAAACAACATCAGATCCCGCTGGTGATCTGTTCCAGCAAGACCGCCGCCGAAATTATCCCGCTACAGAAAAAACTTGGCATCGCGGGTGCGCCTTTCATTGCCGAAAATGGCGCGCGCGTAGTGCTCGAAGCTGAACCCATGCGCAGGGAAGGACCCGGACAAGCTTATTTGACCCTGTGCCAACAGTTGCAGAACTTACAGCCAGATTTTCGCTTCACCGGCTTTCATGATTTCAGCGACGTCGAGGTAGCAAAGTTCACTGGCCTGACCCTGACAGAGGCCAGCCAGAGTCGGCAGCGCGATGCTTCTGAGGTGATATTGTGGCGCGATGATGCCACGCGGCTGGATGAATTCCGTGCCGCCCTGCATCAACAGGGGCTGGCGTTAACTCAGGGGGGACGTTTCTGGCATGTGATGCCCGAGGGATGCGGGAAAGGCCAAGCACTGCAAATGCTGCAACAACATCTCGCCCAACGCGACGGTATAACGCGCACTACCATCGGCTTAGGCGATGGCCCCAATGATGTGCCAATGTTGGAGCTGGTCGATTATGCCGTGGTCATTAAAGGCTTCAGTAAAACGCCGGTCATCCTGACACGTGATGATGATAACAACGTCTACCACACCGCGCACGTTGGCCCCGAAGGCTGGCGCGAAGGTTTGGATTATTTTCTTGCCCAACCCGATTAA
- a CDS encoding glycosyl transferase — translation MSDFYQNGVITNFHNLTHRSVESLEKEMVRFARKRKMGLILPSLFSELEGPALDNIVNELAKVPYLDEIVIGLDRADRDQFLFAREFFARLPQRHRILWNDGPRLKALDAELDKEGLSPSQPGKGRNVWFCTGYTLASDRTSCVALHDCDIVTYERSMLARLLYPLANPAFQYEFCKGFYARVAGGKLNGRVGRLLVGPLLRSLQKVYGHSEYLDYLASFRYPLSGEFAMRTHVLNNIKIPGDWGLEIGVLSEIYRNYTTRQSCQVEIADNYDHKHQPLAEEDGTGGLKRMSNDIVQSLLRKLATMGVPLTSDSFRVLKATYYRNALDMMEIYNHEATMNGLKFDQHIEEAAVEMFTQAILDAGQAFIERPNDKPFIPSWSRVQSAFPDILQRIYQAVEEDNDGKV, via the coding sequence ATGAGTGATTTTTACCAGAATGGCGTGATTACCAACTTTCATAATCTCACCCACCGAAGCGTTGAATCGCTGGAAAAAGAGATGGTGCGTTTTGCACGCAAACGCAAAATGGGGCTGATTTTACCGTCGCTGTTTTCCGAACTGGAAGGCCCGGCGCTGGATAACATTGTCAACGAACTGGCAAAAGTGCCCTATCTTGATGAGATTGTCATTGGCCTCGACCGCGCAGACCGTGACCAGTTCTTGTTTGCGCGCGAGTTCTTTGCCCGCCTGCCGCAGCGCCATCGTATTTTGTGGAATGACGGGCCACGGCTGAAAGCGCTGGATGCGGAACTGGATAAAGAAGGGCTCTCTCCCAGCCAGCCAGGTAAAGGCCGTAACGTCTGGTTCTGCACCGGCTATACGCTGGCTTCCGACCGTACCAGCTGCGTCGCGCTGCATGATTGCGATATCGTCACCTATGAACGTAGCATGCTGGCACGGTTACTCTACCCGCTGGCGAATCCGGCTTTTCAGTATGAATTCTGCAAAGGGTTTTATGCCCGTGTGGCAGGCGGCAAACTGAATGGTCGTGTTGGGCGGTTGCTGGTGGGACCGCTGTTGCGTTCACTGCAAAAAGTCTACGGCCACTCGGAGTATCTCGACTATCTCGCCAGCTTCCGCTACCCGTTGTCCGGGGAGTTTGCCATGCGAACCCACGTGCTGAACAATATTAAAATTCCCGGCGACTGGGGGCTGGAAATTGGCGTGCTATCGGAGATTTATCGCAACTACACCACGCGGCAAAGCTGCCAGGTGGAGATTGCCGATAACTATGACCATAAGCATCAGCCGCTGGCGGAAGAGGATGGCACCGGCGGTCTCAAACGTATGAGTAACGACATCGTGCAATCGTTGCTGCGTAAGCTGGCGACCATGGGGGTGCCGCTCACCAGTGATTCCTTCCGGGTGCTGAAAGCCACCTATTATCGCAACGCGCTGGATATGATGGAGATCTACAACCACGAAGCCACCATGAATGGCTTGAAGTTCGATCAACACATCGAAGAGGCGGCGGTGGAGATGTTCACCCAGGCGATCCTCGACGCCGGTCAGGCGTTTATTGAGCGCCCGAACGATAAACCCTTTATCCCGAGCTGGAGCCGGGTACAATCCGCCTTTCCGGATATCCTGCAACGGATTTACCAGGCGGTAGAAGAAGATAACGACGGCAAGGTTTAA
- the dgcQ gene encoding cellulose biosynthesis regulator diguanylate cyclase DgcQ yields MAQSPLPRQSGNPFLPVHLCFLAVFLFSAFLTVHEALELKTSYEDRQRAQLAEIQKNLDSQFQESVDELVYYQKMLSYALMHPLDSDNAREAVQRFQTLRQRPLWQLQLNSPRSMPLNGVGDAWLARDPLLKRDSALIDQEIRAALEFSFIMQFSDPDHDFHSRFWYISRAGFYISSRPPQSPQELEQSYATMVQRAYFRALDPQQNISPQLRWTSGYQGLFDEGLMLTLSAPIISNGYWYGVLSMDFPQARIRNLLAETRHTLLQGNLVFLDRKMNEVTRLHAPDEIPLNAEHRQELLNRMQHERSGILRLGTQFASWSKLTNVDGYIINVQTLKQGMKQELGRVTLFLLSMWLLFILMLAVAHQVIFRLVRRQDELSERLTWRANYDGLTRLLNRSAFFEQFVAQAAHCQQLQRPLSVIQLDVDHFKKVNDTWGHHAGDQALIRVASVISHTLRKYDVAGRIGGEEFCIVLPETTLAEASAVAERIRARLAAKTILVNASTTFNITLSAGVTSSEEQGDYDAESLQAKADSRLYLAKTNGRNRVCSAD; encoded by the coding sequence ATGGCACAATCGCCACTTCCCCGGCAGTCGGGCAATCCCTTTTTACCTGTTCATCTGTGTTTTCTTGCGGTTTTCCTTTTCTCAGCTTTCCTGACGGTGCATGAAGCGCTGGAGCTAAAAACCAGCTATGAGGATCGTCAGCGTGCGCAGCTGGCAGAGATTCAGAAGAACCTCGACAGCCAGTTTCAGGAGAGCGTGGATGAGCTGGTCTACTACCAGAAAATGCTCAGCTATGCGCTGATGCATCCGCTGGATTCGGATAACGCACGTGAAGCGGTGCAACGCTTCCAGACGCTGCGCCAGCGGCCATTGTGGCAGTTGCAGCTGAATAGCCCGCGCAGTATGCCGCTGAACGGTGTCGGGGATGCCTGGTTGGCGCGAGACCCGCTGTTAAAGCGCGATTCAGCGCTGATTGACCAGGAGATTCGTGCCGCGCTGGAGTTCAGTTTTATTATGCAATTCAGCGATCCCGACCATGATTTTCATTCCCGCTTCTGGTACATCTCGCGTGCCGGTTTTTACATCAGTTCGCGGCCGCCACAAAGCCCGCAAGAGCTGGAGCAGAGCTATGCCACCATGGTGCAGCGTGCTTATTTTCGCGCCCTCGACCCACAACAAAATATCAGCCCGCAACTGCGCTGGACCAGTGGCTATCAGGGGTTGTTTGATGAGGGGCTGATGCTGACCCTCAGCGCACCGATTATCAGTAATGGTTATTGGTATGGCGTGCTGTCGATGGATTTCCCGCAGGCGCGCATTCGTAATTTACTGGCGGAGACGCGGCATACGCTGTTGCAGGGCAACCTGGTGTTCCTCGATCGTAAGATGAATGAAGTCACCCGCCTGCATGCACCGGATGAAATCCCGCTGAACGCAGAACACCGGCAGGAACTGCTAAACCGTATGCAGCATGAGCGTAGCGGCATCCTCCGACTGGGGACGCAGTTTGCCAGTTGGAGCAAGCTGACCAATGTCGACGGCTATATTATCAATGTGCAAACCCTGAAGCAGGGCATGAAGCAGGAGCTGGGTCGGGTCACCCTGTTCCTGCTCAGCATGTGGTTGCTGTTTATCCTGATGTTGGCGGTGGCACATCAGGTGATCTTCCGCCTGGTGCGGCGCCAGGATGAACTCTCCGAGCGACTGACCTGGCGGGCCAATTATGATGGTTTGACGCGTTTGCTCAATCGCAGCGCTTTCTTCGAACAGTTTGTGGCGCAGGCAGCCCATTGTCAGCAGTTGCAGCGGCCGTTGTCGGTTATTCAGCTGGATGTCGATCATTTTAAGAAGGTCAATGACACCTGGGGGCACCATGCGGGCGATCAGGCCCTGATCCGCGTGGCAAGTGTTATCAGCCATACGCTGCGTAAATACGATGTGGCGGGGCGTATTGGTGGGGAGGAGTTCTGTATCGTGCTGCCGGAAACGACACTGGCGGAAGCCAGTGCAGTTGCCGAGCGCATCCGTGCGCGGCTGGCGGCAAAAACCATTCTGGTGAATGCCAGCACCACCTTTAACATCACCTTATCTGCCGGGGTTACCAGCAGTGAAGAGCAGGGCGATTACGACGCAGAGAGCTTGCAGGCCAAAGCCGATAGTCGACTCTATCTGGCGAAAACCAACGGGCGTAATCGCGTGTGCAGCGCGGATTAA
- a CDS encoding YodC family protein: MTFAISDEVQHKQGGPTMVVTGYASGMVECRWYDGYSVRREAFHSDELCHLSAAPQLAS; the protein is encoded by the coding sequence ATGACCTTTGCGATCAGTGACGAAGTTCAGCACAAACAGGGCGGACCCACTATGGTGGTGACCGGCTATGCCAGCGGAATGGTAGAGTGTCGTTGGTATGATGGCTACAGCGTGCGCCGTGAGGCGTTCCATAGTGACGAACTCTGTCACTTATCTGCCGCGCCTCAGCTGGCCAGCTAA
- a CDS encoding DUF808 domain-containing protein, with protein sequence MAGTSLLTLLDDIATLLDDISVMGKVAAKKTAGVLGDDLSLNAQQVTGVKANRELPVVWAVAKGSFINKLILVPLALLISAFAPWLITPLLMLGGAYLCFEGVEKVLHSLNHDKAEQSPEARQQRLEQLAQQDPQKFEKDKVKGAVRTDFILSAEIVAITLGIVSAAPLLNQVIVLAGIAILVTVGVYGIVAGIVKIDDLGYWLREKSSTLAQAVGGGLLAAAPVLMKILSVVGTVAMFLVGGGIVIHGITPLHHAIAEYSGGFNPLVSALLSNGANLVLGFLIGSIVLLVVNLIAKVRG encoded by the coding sequence TTGGCAGGAACCAGCTTACTGACGCTTCTGGATGATATTGCCACTTTGCTTGATGACATCTCCGTGATGGGCAAAGTGGCGGCAAAAAAAACCGCCGGGGTATTGGGTGACGATCTGTCATTGAATGCGCAGCAGGTCACTGGCGTGAAAGCCAATCGCGAACTGCCGGTGGTGTGGGCCGTGGCGAAAGGCTCCTTTATTAATAAATTGATCCTCGTGCCGCTGGCACTGTTGATCTCAGCGTTTGCCCCGTGGCTGATTACGCCGCTGCTGATGCTTGGCGGTGCCTATCTCTGCTTTGAAGGGGTGGAGAAGGTGCTGCACAGCCTGAACCATGACAAAGCCGAGCAAAGCCCGGAAGCGCGTCAGCAACGCCTTGAGCAACTGGCGCAACAGGATCCGCAGAAATTTGAGAAGGATAAAGTGAAAGGTGCGGTGCGCACCGATTTTATCCTGTCAGCTGAAATCGTGGCGATTACGCTGGGCATTGTCTCGGCAGCACCGTTGTTGAATCAGGTGATTGTGCTGGCGGGGATCGCCATTCTGGTGACGGTCGGCGTCTATGGCATCGTTGCCGGCATCGTGAAAATTGATGATCTCGGCTACTGGCTGCGGGAGAAATCCTCCACCCTGGCGCAAGCCGTGGGGGGGGGGTTATTGGCGGCGGCACCGGTACTGATGAAAATCCTGTCGGTGGTGGGCACCGTGGCGATGTTCCTGGTGGGCGGTGGCATTGTGATTCACGGCATTACCCCGTTACATCATGCGATTGCGGAGTACAGCGGCGGCTTTAATCCGCTGGTCTCAGCGCTGTTAAGCAACGGTGCCAACCTGGTGCTGGGCTTTTTGATTGGGTCGATCGTGCTGTTGGTCGTGAATCTGATTGCCAAAGTACGTGGATAA
- a CDS encoding very short patch repair endonuclease: protein MADVHSRDVRSKNMRAIRTQDTAIEQRIALILKDRGFGYRVQDKALAGRPDFVVPDQQAIIFVHGCFWHRHHCYLFNMPATRTEFWAGKINSNVERDRRYIQQLQESGWKVLIVWECALRGKLRLEDEALIERLEEWLLAASHSGEIDHAGLHHYRGV, encoded by the coding sequence ATGGCCGACGTCCACTCCCGCGATGTACGCAGCAAGAATATGCGTGCGATTCGTACTCAGGACACTGCGATTGAACAACGTATCGCCTTGATATTAAAAGACCGTGGCTTTGGCTATCGGGTGCAGGATAAAGCGTTAGCCGGACGGCCTGATTTTGTGGTTCCTGACCAGCAGGCGATCATTTTTGTCCACGGCTGCTTCTGGCATCGCCATCACTGCTATCTGTTCAACATGCCCGCCACCCGTACCGAATTCTGGGCCGGTAAAATTAACAGTAATGTCGAACGCGACCGACGCTACATTCAGCAGTTGCAGGAGAGCGGCTGGAAGGTGCTGATCGTCTGGGAATGTGCGTTGCGCGGCAAGCTGCGCCTGGAAGATGAGGCACTGATTGAACGCCTGGAGGAGTGGTTGCTGGCGGCCAGCCACAGCGGTGAAATCGATCATGCAGGTTTGCATCATTATCGCGGCGTATAA
- the dcm gene encoding DNA (cytosine-5-)-methyltransferase produces MHAEETAATASPSPLTVSATDDATMLLQQVLTIYAARDLVNTLSTAGGRDWSVPRLNRIRQGKSAAPALSSAEVASLQALLPSRPAHYDAPRFQFVDLFAGIGGIRRGFEQIGGQCVFTSEWNKEAVRTYKANHYCDPQQHRFNSDIRQVTQPAGLHDEQAIYQHIDRTIPDHQVLLAGFPCQPFSLAGVSKKNAMGRAHGFECEAQGTLFFDVARILAAKKPPFFVLENVKNLKSHDKGRTFAIIMATLDELGYDVADADNGALADAKIIDARHFLPQHRERIVLVGIRRDTRLSEGFTLRALAQLYPKKVPTLKSLLEPQPDAKYTLSPVLWNYLYQYAKKHKAKGNGFGFGLNDPRNPSVCVRTLSARYYKDGSEILIDRGWDSALGEQDFQQPDNMARRPRRLTPRECARLMGFEAPGETQFRIPVSDTQAYKQFGNSVVVPVFAAVAQLLLPLIEQYVRNNK; encoded by the coding sequence ATGCACGCCGAAGAGACCGCCGCGACTGCCTCACCCTCCCCACTGACTGTTTCCGCCACCGATGATGCCACCATGTTGTTGCAGCAAGTGCTGACGATTTATGCCGCACGCGATTTGGTCAACACGCTGAGCACCGCCGGAGGTCGCGACTGGAGTGTGCCGCGTCTCAACCGCATTCGTCAGGGAAAGAGTGCAGCACCCGCATTAAGCAGCGCGGAAGTCGCCAGTTTGCAAGCATTATTGCCCTCTCGCCCGGCGCACTACGACGCTCCACGTTTCCAGTTTGTCGATCTGTTTGCCGGGATTGGTGGCATTCGCCGTGGCTTTGAGCAGATTGGTGGTCAGTGCGTATTCACCAGTGAATGGAATAAAGAAGCGGTGCGGACCTACAAGGCCAACCACTATTGCGATCCGCAGCAGCATCGCTTCAACAGCGATATTCGGCAGGTAACGCAACCGGCCGGTCTGCATGATGAGCAGGCCATTTATCAACATATTGATCGCACCATCCCCGACCATCAGGTGTTGCTGGCGGGATTTCCGTGCCAGCCCTTCTCCCTGGCTGGCGTGAGTAAAAAGAATGCCATGGGCCGGGCGCACGGTTTCGAGTGCGAGGCACAAGGTACTCTGTTTTTCGATGTGGCGCGCATTCTGGCCGCGAAAAAGCCGCCGTTCTTTGTGCTGGAGAACGTGAAAAACCTGAAAAGCCATGATAAAGGACGAACCTTTGCCATCATTATGGCGACGCTGGATGAGCTGGGTTATGACGTAGCCGATGCAGATAACGGCGCGCTGGCCGATGCGAAAATCATCGATGCACGCCATTTTCTGCCGCAACACCGTGAACGTATTGTACTGGTGGGCATCCGCCGCGATACCCGCCTGAGTGAGGGGTTTACCCTGCGCGCCCTGGCGCAGCTCTATCCGAAAAAAGTGCCCACTCTCAAGAGCTTGCTGGAACCGCAACCCGATGCCAAATACACGTTGTCGCCCGTGCTGTGGAACTACCTCTACCAATACGCCAAAAAACACAAAGCTAAAGGTAACGGCTTTGGCTTTGGTCTCAACGACCCACGCAATCCCTCGGTGTGTGTGCGAACGCTGTCGGCACGCTACTACAAAGACGGTTCGGAAATTCTTATCGACCGCGGTTGGGACAGCGCATTAGGTGAACAGGACTTCCAGCAGCCGGACAATATGGCGCGTCGCCCACGCCGTTTAACCCCACGTGAATGCGCGCGCCTGATGGGGTTTGAAGCACCGGGTGAAACGCAGTTCCGCATTCCGGTCTCCGATACGCAAGCCTATAAACAGTTTGGCAATTCCGTGGTGGTGCCGGTATTTGCTGCTGTCGCGCAACTGTTGTTGCCATTGATCGAACAATACGTCCGTAACAACAAGTGA
- a CDS encoding methyl-accepting chemotaxis protein, producing the protein MSLLSVISLPARLCARLPLRIPLWLTSLRSQFLLFIALFCVLQSAGVWLLNSHVNQTQMSLQQANQLRERLALLDKARIELLTASDNSHGAGIYLMQDQQSGSVDSWKSLATAAQDSLNQAQQLFAQYHAAADSPLAQGFTLLAGGLQEQLKGLAANDINAFFMVPMQAFQQQFNDAWFHEIEQANHQLSDVNQSTLNTLKQSRNMSLGVSGLLIALLILAASLLMRGVLRPLRQANAQLEQIATGDLVIHHAPPRRQSLETHLLFQSIDTMRRGLQQIVSDINTVAISVAAGAENMQQHNEQVMQQHQAQNASFHHLSQRLHRVSEEVENGARFSQQATQEAQSADTLMRNCAREVDNMEHQMQQIVSASGDIAGIVDMLDNLSLQTRLLALNAAIESAHAGVYGRSFSVVAKEIGLLSQQSGQSTRQIDGLIQHTRQHVSDGFTKVKTLETLFAQISAAVSGVVQQLDDLQTNTAAQSHRVSTIAQEVVAMSEQLQQNETQNAQQVLAAGQLRELSDRLAQRAQQFRLEVA; encoded by the coding sequence ATGTCACTCCTTTCGGTAATCTCTCTGCCAGCGCGGCTTTGCGCACGGCTTCCACTGCGTATTCCTTTATGGCTCACCAGCCTGCGCAGCCAGTTTCTGCTGTTTATTGCGCTGTTTTGCGTATTGCAATCGGCGGGCGTGTGGTTACTCAACAGCCACGTTAACCAGACCCAAATGTCGCTGCAACAGGCCAACCAACTACGGGAAAGATTGGCCCTGCTGGATAAAGCGCGGATTGAACTGTTGACCGCCAGTGATAACAGCCATGGCGCGGGTATCTACCTGATGCAGGATCAACAAAGCGGGTCGGTGGACAGTTGGAAAAGCCTTGCTACGGCTGCGCAGGATTCACTCAACCAGGCGCAACAACTGTTCGCACAATATCATGCCGCCGCTGACAGTCCACTGGCCCAGGGATTTACCCTGCTGGCTGGCGGGTTACAGGAACAGTTAAAAGGCCTCGCCGCCAATGATATCAATGCATTTTTTATGGTGCCCATGCAGGCTTTTCAGCAGCAATTTAACGATGCATGGTTTCACGAAATTGAACAGGCTAATCATCAGCTCAGCGATGTGAATCAAAGCACGCTTAACACGCTGAAGCAGAGTCGCAACATGTCACTGGGGGTCAGTGGGCTGCTGATTGCCCTGCTGATTCTGGCCGCCAGCCTGTTAATGCGTGGCGTGCTGCGCCCACTGCGTCAGGCCAACGCCCAACTGGAGCAGATCGCCACCGGCGATCTCGTCATTCATCACGCCCCACCACGCCGTCAGTCGCTGGAAACCCACCTGTTGTTCCAGTCGATAGACACCATGCGCCGGGGTTTGCAACAAATCGTCAGCGATATCAATACGGTAGCCATCAGCGTCGCGGCAGGTGCTGAGAATATGCAGCAGCACAATGAACAGGTCATGCAGCAACATCAGGCACAGAACGCCAGTTTTCACCACTTGTCACAGCGCCTGCACCGCGTGTCGGAGGAGGTGGAAAACGGCGCGCGTTTTTCCCAACAAGCCACACAAGAGGCACAATCCGCCGACACCCTGATGCGTAACTGCGCCAGGGAAGTTGATAATATGGAACATCAGATGCAGCAGATTGTTAGCGCCTCGGGCGATATCGCCGGGATTGTCGACATGCTGGATAATCTGTCGCTGCAAACCCGTCTTCTGGCACTGAATGCGGCCATTGAGTCAGCGCATGCCGGGGTGTATGGCCGCAGCTTCTCCGTGGTGGCGAAAGAGATTGGTTTACTGTCGCAACAGAGCGGCCAATCAACGCGACAGATAGATGGTTTGATTCAGCACACACGCCAGCACGTCAGCGATGGCTTCACGAAGGTGAAAACGCTGGAGACGCTGTTCGCGCAGATCAGCGCAGCGGTATCCGGTGTGGTGCAACAACTGGATGATTTGCAGACCAATACCGCAGCACAGAGCCACCGCGTCAGCACCATTGCCCAGGAAGTGGTGGCCATGAGCGAGCAGTTACAGCAAAACGAAACGCAGAATGCCCAGCAGGTGTTGGCTGCCGGGCAGTTACGTGAGCTATCCGACCGACTGGCGCAGCGGGCGCAACAGTTTCGGTTAGAGGTTGCCTGA